In a single window of the Pseudomonas lutea genome:
- a CDS encoding acyl-CoA dehydrogenase C-terminal domain-containing protein, whose amino-acid sequence MADYKAPLRDMRFVLNEVFEVSRLWATLPELSETVDAETVEAILEEAGKVTGRSVAPLSRAADEEGCHWNDTVVTTPAGFIQAYKTYAEGGWVGVGGNPEFGGMGMPKAVSAQVEEMVNSASLAFGLYPMLTSGACVSINTHASEALKAKYLPNMYAGVWAGSMCLTEAHAGTDLGIIRTKAQPQADGSYKISGTKIFITGGEHDLTENIIHLVLAKLPDAPAGPKGISLFLVPKIMVNDDGSLGARNTVFCGSIEHKMGIQASATCVMNFDQAEGYLIGEPNKGLAAMFTMMNYERLGVGIQGLASGERSYQNAIEYARDRLQSRAPTGAQSRETIADPIIVHPDVRRMLLTMKALNEGGRAFSTYVAMQLDTAKYSEDAEVRQRADALVALLTPVAKAFLTDMGLDTTVHGQQIFGGHGYIREWGQEQLVRDVRITQIYEGTNGIQALDLMGRKVVASGGAHYRLFSEEVRQFIAASDASQAEFIKPLAAALTTLDELTDWVLDRARSNPNEIGAASVEYLHAFGYTAYAYMWAMMAKAAWGKEGQEDFYAGKLGTARFYFARLLPRIQSLSASVKAGSESLYLLEASQF is encoded by the coding sequence ATGGCTGACTACAAAGCGCCTTTGCGCGATATGCGCTTCGTCCTCAATGAAGTGTTCGAAGTCTCCAGACTTTGGGCCACCCTTCCAGAACTGTCCGAGACAGTGGACGCCGAGACCGTCGAGGCGATTCTCGAGGAGGCGGGCAAAGTCACTGGCAGATCCGTTGCGCCGCTTAGCCGGGCAGCCGATGAAGAAGGCTGTCACTGGAACGACACCGTCGTGACCACGCCTGCGGGTTTCATCCAGGCCTACAAGACCTACGCAGAAGGCGGATGGGTCGGCGTAGGCGGGAATCCGGAATTCGGCGGCATGGGCATGCCCAAGGCGGTATCGGCTCAGGTCGAAGAGATGGTCAACTCTGCAAGCCTGGCATTCGGGTTGTACCCCATGTTGACCTCTGGCGCTTGCGTCTCGATCAACACGCATGCCAGTGAAGCGTTGAAGGCCAAATACCTGCCGAACATGTACGCCGGTGTCTGGGCCGGTTCGATGTGTCTGACCGAGGCTCACGCCGGCACAGACCTCGGCATCATCCGTACCAAGGCGCAGCCACAGGCCGACGGTTCTTACAAGATCAGCGGCACGAAGATCTTCATCACAGGCGGCGAGCACGACCTCACTGAAAACATCATTCACCTGGTTCTGGCCAAGCTACCTGACGCACCGGCAGGGCCGAAAGGCATCTCGCTGTTCCTCGTGCCAAAAATCATGGTGAACGATGACGGCAGCCTTGGCGCGCGCAACACGGTGTTCTGCGGCTCGATTGAGCACAAAATGGGCATCCAGGCATCGGCAACGTGCGTGATGAACTTCGATCAGGCTGAAGGCTACCTGATCGGCGAGCCGAACAAGGGCCTGGCGGCGATGTTCACCATGATGAACTACGAGCGTCTGGGCGTCGGCATTCAGGGCCTGGCCTCTGGCGAGCGTTCGTATCAGAACGCGATCGAATACGCCCGCGACCGCCTGCAGAGCAGGGCCCCGACGGGCGCGCAGTCCCGGGAGACCATCGCTGACCCGATCATTGTCCATCCCGATGTGCGTCGCATGCTATTGACCATGAAGGCGCTGAATGAGGGTGGGCGCGCTTTCTCCACCTACGTAGCGATGCAACTGGACACAGCCAAGTACAGCGAAGACGCTGAAGTGCGTCAGCGCGCCGACGCGTTGGTGGCATTGCTGACGCCTGTGGCCAAAGCCTTTCTTACCGATATGGGCCTCGATACCACCGTGCACGGCCAGCAGATTTTCGGTGGGCACGGCTACATTCGCGAATGGGGTCAGGAGCAGCTGGTGCGTGATGTGCGCATCACTCAGATTTACGAGGGCACCAACGGTATTCAGGCGCTCGACCTCATGGGTCGCAAAGTCGTTGCCAGCGGCGGTGCTCACTACCGGCTTTTCTCCGAAGAAGTCCGTCAGTTCATTGCTGCGTCTGACGCCTCGCAAGCTGAGTTCATCAAGCCGCTTGCCGCTGCGCTGACTACTCTGGATGAGCTTACCGACTGGGTACTCGACCGCGCGCGCAGTAACCCGAACGAAATCGGCGCTGCCTCTGTCGAGTATCTGCATGCTTTCGGGTACACGGCCTACGCTTACATGTGGGCGATGATGGCAAAGGCAGCGTGGGGGAAAGAAGGACAGGAAGATTTTTACGCCGGTAAACTCGGCACCGCACGTTTCTACTTCGCCCGTTTGCTGCCGCGTATCCAGTCGCTATCGGCCTCTGTCAAAGCGGGTAGCGAGTCCCTTTACTTGCTGGAGGCGTCACAGTTCTGA
- a CDS encoding YqaE/Pmp3 family membrane protein — MDIIRIIIAILLPPLGVFLQVGFAGAFWLNILLTLLGYIPGIIHAIYIIVSRK, encoded by the coding sequence ATGGACATCATCCGCATCATCATCGCTATTCTGCTGCCACCCCTGGGCGTGTTCCTGCAAGTCGGTTTCGCTGGCGCCTTCTGGCTGAACATTCTGCTGACCCTGCTAGGCTACATTCCCGGGATCATCCACGCGATCTACATCATCGTCAGCCGCAAGTAA
- a CDS encoding DMT family transporter gives MDVVLGLLAALFWGGTDFLVGLNARAVGVKRAVYIGQVLGFLIMCAILLCYPTFISKSFAAPSHVWLLGVLASVFTVSGALALSKAFALGKASIVAPLVTSYGVFTTLLSWASGEQISMTQVSLIALCVLGVVLSSMTSGDDSRPKKHSRQPIVYALGAAFLYGSSFWMQGRYALPALGPVTMLWLGYLVGLAVLSPMILRTKDAMKLPSARAGVTLVAASLLNLGGFSAFSYGAMVGSISVVTVISTLSGGIAAVLGFLFFKERLCAIQVCGVGLVLVGAVALHVYG, from the coding sequence ATGGACGTTGTTTTGGGATTGCTCGCCGCTCTGTTCTGGGGCGGCACAGATTTTCTGGTAGGGCTCAATGCCCGCGCGGTAGGGGTCAAGCGAGCGGTTTATATTGGTCAGGTGCTTGGCTTTCTGATCATGTGCGCGATATTGCTGTGCTACCCGACGTTCATCTCCAAATCATTCGCTGCGCCTTCGCACGTGTGGCTCTTGGGTGTGCTGGCCTCGGTTTTCACCGTCAGCGGCGCGCTGGCGCTATCCAAAGCGTTCGCGCTTGGTAAAGCCTCAATTGTGGCTCCCCTGGTGACGTCGTATGGCGTATTCACCACGCTGTTGTCGTGGGCGAGTGGCGAGCAGATCTCGATGACGCAGGTGTCGTTGATCGCCTTGTGTGTGCTGGGCGTTGTTTTGTCGAGCATGACGTCAGGTGACGATTCCAGGCCGAAAAAGCACAGCCGCCAACCAATAGTTTACGCACTGGGCGCCGCCTTCCTGTACGGGTCGAGTTTCTGGATGCAAGGCCGTTACGCGTTGCCAGCACTGGGCCCCGTCACGATGCTCTGGCTGGGGTATCTGGTCGGCCTCGCCGTTTTGTCGCCGATGATTTTGCGAACGAAAGACGCTATGAAGCTGCCGTCTGCACGCGCTGGGGTAACCCTCGTGGCCGCAAGCCTGCTGAATTTGGGTGGATTCTCTGCGTTCTCGTATGGCGCGATGGTGGGATCGATTTCCGTGGTCACCGTCATCAGCACCCTGTCAGGCGGTATCGCCGCCGTGCTTGGCTTCCTGTTCTTCAAAGAGCGGCTCTGCGCCATTCAGGTCTGCGGGGTAGGGCTCGTCTTGGTCGGCGCGGTAGCGCTGCACGTCTATGGATGA
- a CDS encoding S9 family peptidase: protein MNETHASSPSPDLLSAAQAVAAGTDFAELSVSPAGLFWSEFRPQDAATRIWRWHEGKAQCLTPEGFSARSRVYEYGGGSFCLTDYAVVFVNEADQQIYLQAFDSPSPHALTRGDKLFGDVRYARGQILAVEEDHDTHRLVAIDITDGRRHVLAEGADFYASPTVSPDGQRLVWIEWWRPHQPWTSTRLMSVERQADLAWGRPRCLAGGLGLESLQQPRFDEAGRLYCLTDRAGFWQPWSETLEGFEALPAAPADHASAPWQLGAATWMPLEDGAYLAAWFEDGKGLLGVRSASGSVEDFTGDYSRFRSLAVDADHIYCIAASPVSPSAVVAISRADKRVRILAGGVSPLPVERISQPQTLTYPSGSSEAHGYFYPAMTGEEKPPLLVFIHGGPTSACYPALDPRIQFWTQRGFAVADLNYRGSTGYGRAYRQALFLEWGVVDVEDACAVVEYLGNQGLVDPQNAFIRGGSAGGYTTLCALAFKDVFRAGASLYGVSDPLALAEATHKFEADYLDWLIGDPDLEMVRYRERTPLLHAAQIKVPVIFFQGELDAVVVPAQTRDMLNALLENGIPAEGHFYPEERHGFRKAANLAHALEAEWAFYRKVIDG, encoded by the coding sequence ATGAACGAAACTCACGCCTCATCGCCAAGTCCTGACCTTCTCTCTGCCGCCCAGGCCGTGGCGGCAGGCACCGATTTCGCCGAACTCAGCGTCAGCCCTGCGGGCCTTTTCTGGAGTGAATTCCGCCCGCAGGATGCCGCGACGCGCATCTGGCGCTGGCACGAAGGCAAAGCTCAGTGCCTGACACCGGAAGGCTTCAGCGCCCGCAGTCGGGTCTATGAATACGGCGGTGGTTCGTTCTGCCTGACCGACTATGCCGTGGTGTTCGTCAACGAAGCGGACCAGCAAATTTACCTGCAAGCCTTCGACTCTCCTTCACCTCACGCGCTGACCCGGGGCGACAAGCTCTTCGGAGATGTCCGGTATGCGCGCGGGCAGATTCTGGCCGTCGAAGAGGATCACGACACCCATCGGCTGGTCGCGATCGATATCACCGATGGCCGCCGTCATGTGCTGGCCGAGGGCGCCGACTTCTATGCGTCACCGACGGTGAGCCCGGATGGCCAGCGTCTGGTGTGGATCGAATGGTGGCGACCGCATCAGCCCTGGACGTCGACGCGCCTGATGAGCGTCGAGCGTCAGGCCGATCTTGCGTGGGGTCGGCCACGCTGCCTCGCAGGCGGGCTAGGACTGGAATCGTTGCAGCAGCCCCGCTTTGATGAAGCTGGCCGCTTGTACTGCCTCACCGACCGCGCCGGGTTCTGGCAACCTTGGAGTGAAACCCTCGAGGGCTTTGAAGCGCTGCCCGCCGCCCCTGCCGATCATGCCTCGGCGCCTTGGCAACTGGGCGCCGCGACGTGGATGCCGCTAGAGGACGGTGCCTATCTCGCCGCCTGGTTCGAGGATGGGAAAGGTCTGCTGGGCGTGCGTTCGGCGTCGGGCTCGGTGGAGGATTTCACTGGCGATTACAGCCGCTTTAGAAGCCTCGCGGTGGATGCAGACCATATTTACTGCATCGCGGCGTCGCCCGTCAGTCCCTCTGCGGTGGTTGCCATCAGCCGCGCCGACAAGCGGGTCCGCATACTCGCCGGTGGCGTGAGCCCATTGCCGGTGGAGCGCATCAGCCAGCCGCAGACCTTGACGTATCCAAGCGGTTCGAGTGAAGCGCATGGGTATTTCTATCCGGCCATGACGGGCGAAGAAAAGCCGCCGCTGCTGGTGTTTATCCACGGAGGCCCCACCTCTGCCTGTTACCCCGCACTGGACCCGCGTATCCAGTTCTGGACGCAACGCGGCTTTGCCGTCGCAGACCTCAATTATCGCGGCAGCACAGGTTATGGCCGCGCGTATCGCCAGGCGTTGTTCCTGGAATGGGGCGTGGTCGATGTAGAAGATGCGTGCGCGGTGGTGGAGTACCTGGGCAATCAAGGCCTCGTCGATCCCCAGAACGCATTCATCCGCGGCGGCAGTGCCGGCGGATACACCACGCTGTGCGCGTTGGCATTCAAAGACGTGTTCCGCGCCGGCGCAAGCCTGTACGGCGTGAGCGATCCGCTGGCGCTGGCCGAGGCCACCCATAAGTTCGAGGCGGATTACCTGGACTGGCTGATCGGTGACCCCGACCTGGAGATGGTCCGCTATCGGGAGCGCACGCCACTGCTGCATGCCGCTCAGATCAAGGTTCCAGTGATCTTCTTTCAAGGAGAACTGGACGCCGTGGTGGTCCCCGCCCAGACCCGCGACATGCTTAACGCACTGCTGGAAAACGGCATACCGGCCGAAGGGCATTTCTATCCCGAAGAGCGCCACGGTTTCCGCAAGGCGGCCAACCTCGCCCACGCCCTGGAGGCGGAATGGGCGTTTTATCGCAAGGTAATTGATGGGTGA
- the pqqE gene encoding pyrroloquinoline quinone biosynthesis protein PqqE has translation MQNSGSNLPESLNTAASPYIPPTPPVGLPLWLLAELTYRCPLQCPYCSNPLDFAKQGQELTTEQWFKVMAEARQMGAAQIGFSGGEPLVRQDLAELIAEARRLGFYTNLITSGIGLTEQKIIDFKEAGLDHIQISFQASDEQVNNMLAGSKKAFAQKLEMARAVKKHGYPMVLNFVTHRHNIDKIDKIIELCVALEADFVELATCQFYGWAHLNRVGLLPTKDQLVRAERITNEYRAKLAAENHPVKLIFVTPDYYEERPKACMNGWGNLFLTVTPDGTALPCHGARQMPIQFPNVRDHTMQHIWYESFGFNRFRGYEWMPEPCRSCDEKEKDFGGCRCQAFMLTGDASNTDPVCSKSPQHHLITQARDEAEYASQTIEQLAFRNERNSRLIAKS, from the coding sequence GTGCAGAACTCTGGATCGAATTTGCCTGAGTCATTGAACACCGCAGCCAGCCCGTACATTCCGCCCACGCCTCCGGTCGGGCTGCCGCTGTGGCTGCTCGCCGAGCTGACCTATCGTTGCCCGCTGCAGTGCCCGTATTGCTCCAATCCGCTGGATTTCGCCAAGCAGGGGCAGGAGCTCACCACTGAGCAGTGGTTCAAGGTCATGGCCGAAGCCCGGCAAATGGGCGCGGCGCAGATCGGCTTCTCAGGCGGCGAGCCGCTGGTGCGTCAGGATCTGGCCGAGCTGATCGCCGAGGCACGGCGGCTGGGCTTTTACACCAACTTGATCACCTCCGGCATTGGCCTTACCGAACAGAAGATCATCGATTTCAAGGAAGCAGGGCTGGACCACATCCAGATCAGCTTCCAGGCGAGCGACGAGCAAGTGAACAACATGCTCGCCGGCTCGAAGAAGGCCTTCGCGCAGAAGCTCGAGATGGCCCGTGCCGTGAAAAAGCATGGCTACCCGATGGTCCTCAACTTCGTGACCCACCGGCACAACATCGACAAGATCGACAAGATCATCGAGCTGTGTGTGGCGCTTGAGGCCGATTTTGTCGAGCTGGCGACTTGTCAGTTCTACGGCTGGGCTCACCTGAATCGCGTGGGCTTGCTGCCGACCAAAGACCAGCTCGTGCGTGCCGAGCGCATTACCAACGAGTACCGCGCCAAGCTTGCTGCTGAAAACCACCCGGTAAAGCTCATCTTCGTTACGCCCGATTACTACGAAGAGCGGCCAAAAGCGTGCATGAACGGCTGGGGCAATCTGTTCCTCACAGTGACACCGGACGGTACGGCCCTGCCCTGCCACGGCGCGCGGCAAATGCCGATTCAGTTTCCCAATGTGCGCGATCACACGATGCAGCACATCTGGTACGAGTCATTCGGCTTCAATCGTTTTCGCGGGTACGAGTGGATGCCCGAGCCATGCCGCTCGTGCGACGAGAAGGAAAAAGACTTCGGCGGCTGCCGGTGTCAGGCGTTCATGCTCACCGGCGATGCGAGCAACACAGACCCGGTGTGCAGCAAGTCGCCCCAGCACCACTTGATCACCCAGGCCCGCGATGAAGCCGAGTATGCTAGCCAGACCATCGAGCAACTGGCCTTCCGCAATGAACGAAACTCACGCCTCATCGCCAAGTCCTGA
- the pqqD gene encoding pyrroloquinoline quinone biosynthesis peptide chaperone PqqD: protein MSFNREQVPNWRRGYRYQFEPAQNGHVLLYPEGMIKLNESASEIGGLIDGQRSVGAIIALLDEKFPGVPELGTDVEQFMEVARAELWIEFA from the coding sequence ATGAGCTTCAATCGTGAACAGGTGCCCAACTGGCGCCGCGGTTACCGTTACCAGTTCGAGCCGGCACAAAATGGCCACGTGCTGCTCTACCCTGAAGGCATGATCAAGCTCAATGAAAGCGCGAGTGAGATTGGTGGCCTGATCGATGGTCAGCGCAGCGTCGGCGCCATCATCGCGTTGCTCGACGAAAAATTTCCCGGCGTTCCCGAGCTCGGCACCGATGTCGAGCAATTCATGGAGGTCGCCCGTGCAGAACTCTGGATCGAATTTGCCTGA